In Phragmites australis chromosome 17, lpPhrAust1.1, whole genome shotgun sequence, the following are encoded in one genomic region:
- the LOC133897197 gene encoding protein EMSY-LIKE 3-like isoform X1, protein MACCQVVRFIYYSTGSSPLVAGTDDDLPLAQNRGLRGRSFSGNGRASVVPFPFMRTHNDLESEIHRVEQDAYTGVLRAFKVQSDAISWEKESLITELRKELRVSDEEHRELLNKVDEDGTIRRMRELRQGGGTQSGLHRGSRALYDAEPGSTAKRQRTSHSIPSQSAGLQSPVMPSHSVQSAKWGPLSAKGKKAKTPMPLALPSVDPSSLINRKIYTRWPEDNNFYAATITNYDPATGEHALVYDMGTQSETWELVRLCDMAPEDIRWDFEGHGISNRDGWAPSGPSLKRHPSNNGAMAGASRRGRLSTIAPIKDYAPPQNGINRNINHIDIPNTESVVIEVERVLSNPNMREIEKARKLLKDQEQSLLDAIARLDEASDSESEDMATEGRMGSAGDHMGGNGIAC, encoded by the exons ATGGCTTGCTGTCAAGTTGTGCGTTTCATTTACTACAGTACTGGTTCCTCTCCCTTGGTTGCAGGGACTGATGACGATCTTCCCCTGGCACAAAATAGAGGACTAAGAGGACGATCATTCAGTGGGAATGGCCGAGCATCTGTTGTGCCATTCCCTTTCATGAGGACACATAATGATTTAGAGAGTGAAATACATCGGGTTGAGCAAGATGCATATACTGGTGTTCTTAGAGCATTCAAAGTGCAATCTGATGCAATATCCTGG GAAAAAGAAAGTTTGATTACTGAACTCAGGAAAGAACTGAGGGTTTCTGATGAGGAGCACAGGGAACTATTGAAcaaggttgatgaagatgggACCATCCGTCGAATGAG GGAGTTGAGACAGGGAGGTGGAACCCAGAGTGGTCTGCATCGTGGCAGTAGGGCTCTATATGATGCAGAACCTGGGTCCACTGCCAAGAGGCAAAGAACATCTCATTCAATTCCTTCACAATCTGCAGGTCTCCAATCCCCTGTCATGCCTTCCCACTCAGTTCAATCTGCAAAATGGGGCCCCTTGTCAGCAAAAGGCAAGAAGGCAAAGACG CCCATGCCATTGGCACTACCATCTGTGGATCCAAGTTCATTAATAAACCGCAAAATTTATACAAGGTGGCCAGAAGACAACAACTTCTATGCGGCCACCATAACCAATTATGATCCCGCAACG GGTGAACATGCTCTCGTCTATGACATGGGCACACAATCTGAGACTTGGGAGTTGGTCAGGCTTTGTGAT ATGGCACCTGAAGATATAAGATGGGATTTTGAGGGTCATGGCATTTCAAATCGAGATGGCTGGGCTCCTTCTGGTCCTTCGTTGAAGAGGCACCCGAGCAACAATGGTGCCATGGCAGGTGCAAGCAGGAGAGGCAGGTTATCAACAATTGCGCCTATAAAGGATTATGCTCCACCTCAAAACGGCATCAATAGGAATATCAATCACATTGACATACCCAACACTGAAAGTGTTGTGATAGAG GTGGAGAGGGTATTGTCCAATCCAAATATGCGTGAAATTGAAAAGGCAAGGAAACTGCTGAAA GATCAGGAGCAGTCATTACTTGATGCAATTGCCAGACTTGACGAAGCGTCGGATAGTGAAAGTG AAGATATGGCAACGGAAGGCCGAATGGGTTCTGCTGGTGACCACATGGGTGGGAATGGCATTGCTTGTTAG
- the LOC133897197 gene encoding protein EMSY-LIKE 3-like isoform X4, translating into MACCQVVRFIYYSTGSSPLVAGTDDDLPLAQNRGLRGRSFSGNGRASVVPFPFMRTHNDLESEIHRVEQDAYTGVLRAFKVQSDAISWEKESLITELRKELRVSDEEHRELLNKVDEDGTIRRMRELRQGGGTQSGLHRGSRALYDAEPGSTAKRQRTSHSIPSQSAGLQSPVMPSHSVQSAKWGPLSAKGKKAKTMAPEDIRWDFEGHGISNRDGWAPSGPSLKRHPSNNGAMAGASRRGRLSTIAPIKDYAPPQNGINRNINHIDIPNTESVVIEVERVLSNPNMREIEKARKLLKDQEQSLLDAIARLDEASDSESEDMATEGRMGSAGDHMGGNGIAC; encoded by the exons ATGGCTTGCTGTCAAGTTGTGCGTTTCATTTACTACAGTACTGGTTCCTCTCCCTTGGTTGCAGGGACTGATGACGATCTTCCCCTGGCACAAAATAGAGGACTAAGAGGACGATCATTCAGTGGGAATGGCCGAGCATCTGTTGTGCCATTCCCTTTCATGAGGACACATAATGATTTAGAGAGTGAAATACATCGGGTTGAGCAAGATGCATATACTGGTGTTCTTAGAGCATTCAAAGTGCAATCTGATGCAATATCCTGG GAAAAAGAAAGTTTGATTACTGAACTCAGGAAAGAACTGAGGGTTTCTGATGAGGAGCACAGGGAACTATTGAAcaaggttgatgaagatgggACCATCCGTCGAATGAG GGAGTTGAGACAGGGAGGTGGAACCCAGAGTGGTCTGCATCGTGGCAGTAGGGCTCTATATGATGCAGAACCTGGGTCCACTGCCAAGAGGCAAAGAACATCTCATTCAATTCCTTCACAATCTGCAGGTCTCCAATCCCCTGTCATGCCTTCCCACTCAGTTCAATCTGCAAAATGGGGCCCCTTGTCAGCAAAAGGCAAGAAGGCAAAGACG ATGGCACCTGAAGATATAAGATGGGATTTTGAGGGTCATGGCATTTCAAATCGAGATGGCTGGGCTCCTTCTGGTCCTTCGTTGAAGAGGCACCCGAGCAACAATGGTGCCATGGCAGGTGCAAGCAGGAGAGGCAGGTTATCAACAATTGCGCCTATAAAGGATTATGCTCCACCTCAAAACGGCATCAATAGGAATATCAATCACATTGACATACCCAACACTGAAAGTGTTGTGATAGAG GTGGAGAGGGTATTGTCCAATCCAAATATGCGTGAAATTGAAAAGGCAAGGAAACTGCTGAAA GATCAGGAGCAGTCATTACTTGATGCAATTGCCAGACTTGACGAAGCGTCGGATAGTGAAAGTG AAGATATGGCAACGGAAGGCCGAATGGGTTCTGCTGGTGACCACATGGGTGGGAATGGCATTGCTTGTTAG
- the LOC133897197 gene encoding protein EMSY-LIKE 3-like isoform X2, producing MACCQVVRFIYYSTGSSPLVAGTDDDLPLAQNRGLRGRSFSGNGRASVVPFPFMRTHNDLESEIHRVEQDAYTGVLRAFKVQSDAISWEKESLITELRKELRVSDEEHRELLNKVDEDGTIRRMRELRQGGGTQSGLHRGSRALYDAEPGSTAKRQRTSHSIPSQSAGLQSPVMPSHSVQSAKWGPLSAKGKKAKTPMPLALPSVDPSSLINRKIYTRWPEDNNFYAATITNYDPATGEHALVYDMGTQSETWELVRLCDMAPEDIRWDFEGHGISNRDGWAPSGPSLKRHPSNNGAMAGASRRGRLSTIAPIKDYAPPQNGINRNINHIDIPNTESVVIEVERVLSNPNMREIEKARKLLKDQEQSLLDAIARLDEASDSESDMATEGRMGSAGDHMGGNGIAC from the exons ATGGCTTGCTGTCAAGTTGTGCGTTTCATTTACTACAGTACTGGTTCCTCTCCCTTGGTTGCAGGGACTGATGACGATCTTCCCCTGGCACAAAATAGAGGACTAAGAGGACGATCATTCAGTGGGAATGGCCGAGCATCTGTTGTGCCATTCCCTTTCATGAGGACACATAATGATTTAGAGAGTGAAATACATCGGGTTGAGCAAGATGCATATACTGGTGTTCTTAGAGCATTCAAAGTGCAATCTGATGCAATATCCTGG GAAAAAGAAAGTTTGATTACTGAACTCAGGAAAGAACTGAGGGTTTCTGATGAGGAGCACAGGGAACTATTGAAcaaggttgatgaagatgggACCATCCGTCGAATGAG GGAGTTGAGACAGGGAGGTGGAACCCAGAGTGGTCTGCATCGTGGCAGTAGGGCTCTATATGATGCAGAACCTGGGTCCACTGCCAAGAGGCAAAGAACATCTCATTCAATTCCTTCACAATCTGCAGGTCTCCAATCCCCTGTCATGCCTTCCCACTCAGTTCAATCTGCAAAATGGGGCCCCTTGTCAGCAAAAGGCAAGAAGGCAAAGACG CCCATGCCATTGGCACTACCATCTGTGGATCCAAGTTCATTAATAAACCGCAAAATTTATACAAGGTGGCCAGAAGACAACAACTTCTATGCGGCCACCATAACCAATTATGATCCCGCAACG GGTGAACATGCTCTCGTCTATGACATGGGCACACAATCTGAGACTTGGGAGTTGGTCAGGCTTTGTGAT ATGGCACCTGAAGATATAAGATGGGATTTTGAGGGTCATGGCATTTCAAATCGAGATGGCTGGGCTCCTTCTGGTCCTTCGTTGAAGAGGCACCCGAGCAACAATGGTGCCATGGCAGGTGCAAGCAGGAGAGGCAGGTTATCAACAATTGCGCCTATAAAGGATTATGCTCCACCTCAAAACGGCATCAATAGGAATATCAATCACATTGACATACCCAACACTGAAAGTGTTGTGATAGAG GTGGAGAGGGTATTGTCCAATCCAAATATGCGTGAAATTGAAAAGGCAAGGAAACTGCTGAAA GATCAGGAGCAGTCATTACTTGATGCAATTGCCAGACTTGACGAAGCGTCGGATAGTGAAAGTG ATATGGCAACGGAAGGCCGAATGGGTTCTGCTGGTGACCACATGGGTGGGAATGGCATTGCTTGTTAG
- the LOC133897197 gene encoding protein EMSY-LIKE 3-like isoform X5 codes for MNPAGYDPYDSSGTDDDLPLAQNRGLRGRSFSGNGRASVVPFPFMRTHNDLESEIHRVEQDAYTGVLRAFKVQSDAISWEKESLITELRKELRVSDEEHRELLNKVDEDGTIRRMRELRQGGGTQSGLHRGSRALYDAEPGSTAKRQRTSHSIPSQSAGLQSPVMPSHSVQSAKWGPLSAKGKKAKTMAPEDIRWDFEGHGISNRDGWAPSGPSLKRHPSNNGAMAGASRRGRLSTIAPIKDYAPPQNGINRNINHIDIPNTESVVIEVERVLSNPNMREIEKARKLLKDQEQSLLDAIARLDEASDSESEDMATEGRMGSAGDHMGGNGIAC; via the exons ATGAATCCGGCCGGCTACGACCCCTACGATAGCAGCG GGACTGATGACGATCTTCCCCTGGCACAAAATAGAGGACTAAGAGGACGATCATTCAGTGGGAATGGCCGAGCATCTGTTGTGCCATTCCCTTTCATGAGGACACATAATGATTTAGAGAGTGAAATACATCGGGTTGAGCAAGATGCATATACTGGTGTTCTTAGAGCATTCAAAGTGCAATCTGATGCAATATCCTGG GAAAAAGAAAGTTTGATTACTGAACTCAGGAAAGAACTGAGGGTTTCTGATGAGGAGCACAGGGAACTATTGAAcaaggttgatgaagatgggACCATCCGTCGAATGAG GGAGTTGAGACAGGGAGGTGGAACCCAGAGTGGTCTGCATCGTGGCAGTAGGGCTCTATATGATGCAGAACCTGGGTCCACTGCCAAGAGGCAAAGAACATCTCATTCAATTCCTTCACAATCTGCAGGTCTCCAATCCCCTGTCATGCCTTCCCACTCAGTTCAATCTGCAAAATGGGGCCCCTTGTCAGCAAAAGGCAAGAAGGCAAAGACG ATGGCACCTGAAGATATAAGATGGGATTTTGAGGGTCATGGCATTTCAAATCGAGATGGCTGGGCTCCTTCTGGTCCTTCGTTGAAGAGGCACCCGAGCAACAATGGTGCCATGGCAGGTGCAAGCAGGAGAGGCAGGTTATCAACAATTGCGCCTATAAAGGATTATGCTCCACCTCAAAACGGCATCAATAGGAATATCAATCACATTGACATACCCAACACTGAAAGTGTTGTGATAGAG GTGGAGAGGGTATTGTCCAATCCAAATATGCGTGAAATTGAAAAGGCAAGGAAACTGCTGAAA GATCAGGAGCAGTCATTACTTGATGCAATTGCCAGACTTGACGAAGCGTCGGATAGTGAAAGTG AAGATATGGCAACGGAAGGCCGAATGGGTTCTGCTGGTGACCACATGGGTGGGAATGGCATTGCTTGTTAG
- the LOC133896645 gene encoding uncharacterized protein LOC133896645 yields the protein MGRPRGGNAKRPTKATKNEDTDAGSGDEEAVIPAYKRRGRPQKHIKADTDEEEDDAKVEEDSDGAKPIVPSKGASVENGGKKRRRQPKRGCDPAMEEKDEPVRQNGFRQHGSRRKSTPRRAAEAGVECK from the coding sequence ATGGGTAGGCCTAGAGGTGGAAATGCTAAAAGACCGACCAAAGCTACGAAGAACGAGGACACCGATGCCGGCAgcggcgacgaggaggccgTGATCCCAGCCTACAAGAGGAGGGGAaggccacagaagcacatcaagGCCGACACTGACGAGGAAGAGGACGATGCCAAGGTAGAGGAGGACAGTGACGGCGCGAAACCGATCGTGCCGAGCAAGGGCGCCTCGGTTGAGAACGgagggaagaagaggaggaggcaacCGAAGCGCGGCTGCGACCCGGCGATGGAGGAGAAGGACGAACCGGTGAGGCAGAACGGGTTCCGGCAACACGGGAGCCGGCGGAAGAGCACCCCGCGGCGAGCTGCCGAGGCAGGGGTTGAGTGCAAGTAG
- the LOC133897197 gene encoding protein EMSY-LIKE 3-like isoform X3, whose product MNPAGYDPYDSSGTDDDLPLAQNRGLRGRSFSGNGRASVVPFPFMRTHNDLESEIHRVEQDAYTGVLRAFKVQSDAISWEKESLITELRKELRVSDEEHRELLNKVDEDGTIRRMRELRQGGGTQSGLHRGSRALYDAEPGSTAKRQRTSHSIPSQSAGLQSPVMPSHSVQSAKWGPLSAKGKKAKTPMPLALPSVDPSSLINRKIYTRWPEDNNFYAATITNYDPATGEHALVYDMGTQSETWELVRLCDMAPEDIRWDFEGHGISNRDGWAPSGPSLKRHPSNNGAMAGASRRGRLSTIAPIKDYAPPQNGINRNINHIDIPNTESVVIEVERVLSNPNMREIEKARKLLKDQEQSLLDAIARLDEASDSESEDMATEGRMGSAGDHMGGNGIAC is encoded by the exons ATGAATCCGGCCGGCTACGACCCCTACGATAGCAGCG GGACTGATGACGATCTTCCCCTGGCACAAAATAGAGGACTAAGAGGACGATCATTCAGTGGGAATGGCCGAGCATCTGTTGTGCCATTCCCTTTCATGAGGACACATAATGATTTAGAGAGTGAAATACATCGGGTTGAGCAAGATGCATATACTGGTGTTCTTAGAGCATTCAAAGTGCAATCTGATGCAATATCCTGG GAAAAAGAAAGTTTGATTACTGAACTCAGGAAAGAACTGAGGGTTTCTGATGAGGAGCACAGGGAACTATTGAAcaaggttgatgaagatgggACCATCCGTCGAATGAG GGAGTTGAGACAGGGAGGTGGAACCCAGAGTGGTCTGCATCGTGGCAGTAGGGCTCTATATGATGCAGAACCTGGGTCCACTGCCAAGAGGCAAAGAACATCTCATTCAATTCCTTCACAATCTGCAGGTCTCCAATCCCCTGTCATGCCTTCCCACTCAGTTCAATCTGCAAAATGGGGCCCCTTGTCAGCAAAAGGCAAGAAGGCAAAGACG CCCATGCCATTGGCACTACCATCTGTGGATCCAAGTTCATTAATAAACCGCAAAATTTATACAAGGTGGCCAGAAGACAACAACTTCTATGCGGCCACCATAACCAATTATGATCCCGCAACG GGTGAACATGCTCTCGTCTATGACATGGGCACACAATCTGAGACTTGGGAGTTGGTCAGGCTTTGTGAT ATGGCACCTGAAGATATAAGATGGGATTTTGAGGGTCATGGCATTTCAAATCGAGATGGCTGGGCTCCTTCTGGTCCTTCGTTGAAGAGGCACCCGAGCAACAATGGTGCCATGGCAGGTGCAAGCAGGAGAGGCAGGTTATCAACAATTGCGCCTATAAAGGATTATGCTCCACCTCAAAACGGCATCAATAGGAATATCAATCACATTGACATACCCAACACTGAAAGTGTTGTGATAGAG GTGGAGAGGGTATTGTCCAATCCAAATATGCGTGAAATTGAAAAGGCAAGGAAACTGCTGAAA GATCAGGAGCAGTCATTACTTGATGCAATTGCCAGACTTGACGAAGCGTCGGATAGTGAAAGTG AAGATATGGCAACGGAAGGCCGAATGGGTTCTGCTGGTGACCACATGGGTGGGAATGGCATTGCTTGTTAG